The following proteins are co-located in the Streptomyces bottropensis ATCC 25435 genome:
- a CDS encoding DUF3027 domain-containing protein, translated as MSAATTRSRTPDRLCAEAVGLARSAAEEAAAPGVVGEHAGLVSEGDRVVTHYFECKEMGYRGWRWAVTVARASRAKSVTLDEVVLLPGPDALLAPEWVPWSERLRPGDMGPGDLLPTDAEDLRLEPGYSGEDEPLPNSPVSHDMAELVEAEDAEVTAGVPAHLPLVPTRGSIAAVAEELGMRRARVLSRYGLRTAADRWEEGFGAKTAMAQAAPASCVSCGFLVAIGGSLGQAFGVCANEFAPADGRMVSLTYGCGGHSEAAVMPAPPRPAPPRLDETRVDPFPLRPSPDSGSVPVGSEEAESEADLGHS; from the coding sequence GTGAGCGCAGCGACAACGCGAAGCCGCACCCCCGACCGTCTGTGTGCCGAGGCCGTCGGCCTCGCCCGCTCCGCGGCCGAGGAGGCCGCCGCACCAGGCGTGGTCGGCGAGCACGCGGGGCTCGTGTCCGAGGGCGACCGGGTCGTGACGCACTACTTCGAGTGCAAGGAGATGGGCTACCGCGGCTGGCGCTGGGCCGTCACGGTCGCCCGTGCCTCACGCGCGAAGTCCGTGACGCTGGACGAGGTCGTCCTGCTCCCGGGCCCCGACGCGCTGCTCGCGCCGGAGTGGGTGCCGTGGAGCGAGCGGCTCCGGCCGGGCGACATGGGACCCGGCGACCTGCTGCCCACGGACGCCGAGGACCTGCGGCTGGAGCCCGGGTACTCCGGCGAGGACGAGCCCTTGCCGAACTCGCCGGTCTCGCACGACATGGCCGAGCTGGTGGAGGCGGAGGACGCCGAGGTCACCGCCGGGGTCCCGGCGCACCTGCCGCTCGTACCGACGCGCGGGTCGATCGCCGCGGTCGCCGAGGAGCTGGGCATGCGGCGGGCCCGGGTGCTGTCCCGGTACGGGCTGCGCACGGCCGCGGACCGGTGGGAGGAAGGGTTCGGGGCGAAGACCGCGATGGCGCAGGCCGCGCCGGCGTCGTGCGTCAGCTGCGGGTTCCTCGTGGCGATCGGGGGGTCGCTCGGGCAGGCCTTCGGCGTGTGCGCGAACGAGTTCGCGCCGGCGGACGGGCGGATGGTGTCCCTGACGTACGGCTGTGGAGGGCACTCGGAGGCGGCGGTCATGCCCGCCCCGCCGCGCCCGGCTCCGCCGCGGCTGGACGAGACGCGGGTGGACCCCTTCCCGCTGCGGCCGTCGCCGGACTCGGGGTCGGTGCCGGTGGGTTCGGAAGAGGCCGAGTCCGAGGCGGATCTGGGGCATTCGTAG
- a CDS encoding sacsin N-terminal ATP-binding-like domain-containing protein: MSKFVRPAAEGADPFGTARLRRGVLDAWATSPARFREDANSEEDLVLGGYRDRLVVELAQNAADAAARAKVPGRLRLTLRDGVLVAANTGAPLDAGGVESLSTLRASAKRDSQDSHDGAVGRFGVGFAAVLAVTDEPAVIGRHGGIRWSLAEARLLAADTARHSPGLGDEIRRRDGHVPLLRLPFAAEGTAPESYDTVVILPLRDTAAADLAERLLHAVDDALLLALPGLDEVVIEIGADEVRTMRRSVEGAHVVVEDSRDGVTRWRTVAEHGALDAVLLADRPVEERLRPHWSVTWAVPTGPDGAPVRPRTSAVVHAPTPSDEALGVPALLIASFPLDTTRRRAAPGPLTDFLVQRAADAYAALLAAWEPVGEGIIDLVPGPLGKGELDGALRQAILERLPRTAFLPRAVTPEPDDELDDLPAALRPRDAEVVEGAGAETVRVLADVLPSLLPAGLERRAELRALGVARLPLGDVIDRLAGLEKAPDWWWRLYDSLAGVDPDRLSGLPVPLADGRTTIGPRQILLPAPDGPQAARADTLARLGLKVAHPDAAHPLLEKLGALPATPRAVLTTPQVRAAVAASLDDEGGVWDEEDGRPDADELADLVLALVRDAALDPGDEPWLGALALPDEEGELAPAGELVLPGSSFAQVMREDELALVDAELADRWGEQPLAACGVLATFALVRATDVVLDPDELEPRDGDFAEPDDAGLLDAVDVWSEDILDRFPDSPVPPVATEIVAVRDLDLVDEDRWPEALALLARPPLRDALVQPVRILLPDGTHEVVRPYTAWWLRGHPVLDGRRPAGLLAAGGDPLLRGLYDEADATGFDDEQVLRALGVRTSVAALLDEPGGAAELLDRLADPDLPVSAAQLHGLYGALADLDPEQVTLPDELRAVVDGEVAVVDAADAVVVDSPDLLPFTAGMPLLPVRPSRAGELAELFQVRRLSESVTGEVDSQGAEHDVPEAVRILLGPATPASYVEHEELVVDGVELDWRRTRDGVLHAATLEGVAAGLAWAAGQWPRRFEVAALLEDPSRTAELARDRWFD; encoded by the coding sequence GTGAGCAAGTTCGTGCGGCCGGCGGCCGAGGGTGCGGACCCGTTCGGGACGGCTCGGCTGCGGCGGGGCGTGCTCGACGCCTGGGCTACCAGTCCGGCCCGGTTCCGTGAGGATGCCAACTCCGAGGAGGACCTCGTCCTCGGCGGCTACCGGGACCGTCTCGTCGTGGAGTTGGCGCAGAACGCCGCCGACGCCGCCGCGCGCGCCAAGGTGCCGGGCCGGCTGCGGCTGACGCTGCGGGACGGCGTCCTCGTCGCCGCCAACACCGGCGCGCCCCTCGACGCGGGCGGCGTCGAGTCGCTGTCCACGCTCCGCGCGTCCGCGAAGCGGGACAGCCAGGACTCCCACGACGGTGCCGTCGGCCGTTTCGGTGTGGGTTTCGCCGCCGTGCTCGCGGTCACCGACGAGCCCGCCGTCATCGGGCGGCACGGCGGTATCCGCTGGTCGCTCGCCGAGGCGCGGCTGCTCGCCGCCGACACCGCCCGGCACAGCCCCGGCCTCGGGGACGAGATCCGCCGCCGGGACGGGCATGTGCCGTTGCTGCGGCTGCCGTTCGCGGCCGAGGGGACCGCCCCGGAGTCGTACGACACCGTGGTCATCCTGCCGCTGCGCGACACCGCCGCCGCCGATCTGGCCGAGCGGCTGCTGCACGCGGTCGACGACGCGCTGCTCCTCGCCCTGCCCGGTCTCGACGAGGTCGTCATCGAGATCGGCGCCGACGAGGTGCGGACGATGCGGCGGAGCGTGGAGGGGGCGCACGTCGTCGTCGAGGACTCACGGGACGGGGTCACGCGCTGGCGCACCGTCGCCGAGCACGGGGCGCTCGATGCCGTGCTGCTCGCCGACCGGCCCGTCGAGGAGCGGCTGCGTCCGCACTGGTCCGTCACCTGGGCCGTGCCGACCGGGCCCGACGGCGCACCGGTCCGCCCGCGCACCAGCGCCGTCGTGCACGCGCCCACCCCCAGCGACGAGGCCCTCGGCGTGCCCGCGCTGCTCATCGCCTCCTTCCCCCTGGACACGACCCGCCGGCGCGCGGCGCCCGGCCCGCTCACCGACTTCCTCGTGCAGCGTGCGGCGGACGCGTACGCCGCGCTGCTGGCCGCCTGGGAGCCGGTGGGCGAGGGGATCATCGACCTGGTGCCCGGCCCGCTGGGCAAGGGTGAGCTGGACGGGGCGCTGCGCCAGGCGATCCTGGAGCGGCTGCCGCGCACCGCGTTCCTGCCGCGTGCGGTGACGCCCGAGCCCGACGACGAGCTGGACGACCTGCCCGCCGCCCTGCGCCCCCGTGACGCCGAGGTCGTCGAGGGCGCCGGCGCCGAGACCGTGCGGGTGCTCGCCGACGTCCTGCCCAGCCTGCTGCCCGCCGGGCTCGAACGGCGCGCGGAGCTGCGCGCGCTGGGCGTCGCGCGCCTGCCGCTGGGGGACGTCATCGACCGGCTCGCGGGCCTGGAGAAGGCGCCCGACTGGTGGTGGCGGCTCTACGACAGCCTCGCCGGTGTCGACCCGGACCGGCTGTCCGGCCTGCCCGTCCCGCTCGCGGACGGGCGGACCACCATCGGGCCGCGGCAGATCCTCCTCCCCGCCCCCGACGGCCCGCAGGCGGCCCGCGCCGACACCCTCGCCCGCCTCGGCCTGAAGGTCGCCCACCCGGACGCCGCGCATCCGCTGCTGGAGAAGCTGGGCGCCCTGCCCGCGACCCCGCGCGCCGTGCTCACCACCCCGCAGGTCCGGGCCGCCGTCGCCGCGTCGCTGGACGACGAGGGCGGCGTCTGGGACGAGGAGGACGGCCGGCCGGACGCCGACGAACTCGCCGACCTCGTCCTCGCCCTGGTCCGTGACGCCGCGCTCGACCCCGGCGACGAACCCTGGCTCGGCGCCCTCGCCCTGCCCGACGAGGAGGGCGAACTGGCCCCCGCCGGTGAACTAGTCCTCCCCGGCAGCTCCTTCGCCCAGGTCATGCGCGAGGACGAACTCGCCCTCGTGGACGCCGAACTGGCCGACCGCTGGGGCGAACAGCCCCTGGCGGCCTGCGGGGTCCTCGCCACCTTCGCTCTCGTCCGGGCCACCGACGTCGTCCTCGACCCCGACGAACTGGAGCCGCGCGACGGGGACTTCGCCGAGCCGGACGACGCCGGGCTGCTCGACGCGGTGGACGTCTGGTCCGAGGACATCCTCGACCGGTTCCCGGACAGCCCCGTGCCGCCGGTCGCGACGGAGATCGTGGCCGTGCGCGACCTGGACCTCGTCGACGAGGACCGCTGGCCGGAGGCGCTCGCCCTGCTCGCCCGGCCCCCGCTGCGCGACGCTCTCGTCCAGCCGGTCCGCATCCTGCTCCCGGACGGCACGCACGAGGTCGTACGCCCCTACACCGCCTGGTGGCTGCGCGGACACCCGGTCCTCGACGGCCGCCGCCCCGCCGGCCTCCTCGCGGCCGGCGGCGACCCGCTGCTGCGCGGCCTGTACGACGAGGCCGACGCCACCGGCTTCGACGACGAGCAGGTCCTGCGGGCGCTGGGTGTGCGCACCTCGGTGGCCGCGCTGCTGGACGAGCCGGGCGGCGCCGCCGAACTGCTGGACCGGCTGGCCGACCCGGACCTCCCCGTCTCCGCCGCCCAACTCCACGGCCTGTACGGCGCCCTGGCCGACCTCGACCCGGAACAGGTGACCCTGCCCGACGAGTTGCGCGCGGTGGTGGACGGCGAGGTGGCCGTCGTGGACGCGGCCGACGCCGTCGTCGTCGACTCCCCCGACCTGCTGCCCTTCACCGCCGGTATGCCCCTGCTGCCCGTACGGCCTTCACGGGCCGGGGAGTTGGCCGAGCTGTTCCAGGTGCGGCGGCTCAGCGAGTCGGTCACCGGGGAGGTGGACTCCCAGGGCGCGGAGCACGACGTTCCGGAAGCGGTACGGATCCTGCTCGGCCCGGCCACCCCCGCGTCGTACGTGGAGCACGAGGAGCTGGTCGTCGACGGCGTCGAGCTGGACTGGCGCCGCACCCGCGACGGCGTCCTGCACGCCGCCACCCTGGAGGGCGTCGCCGCCGGGCTCGCCTGGGCGGCGGGCCAGTGGCCGCGCCGCTTCGAGGTGGCCGCCCTGCTCGAAGACCCGTCCAGGACGGCGGAGCTGGCACGGGACCGCTGGTTCGACTGA
- a CDS encoding HAD-IC family P-type ATPase, with amino-acid sequence MTHIDAGTELDPVHPTPVPARPGRAPGLTAAEVADRVARGEVNDVPVRSSRSLVDIVRANVFTRFNAIIGVLWVVMLFVAPIQDSLFGFVILANTGIGIVQEWRAKKTLDSLAVIGEAKPTVRRDGVAAQVGTSDIVLGDLIEIGPGDKIVVDGECVETDGLEIDESLLTGEADPVVKHPGDQVMSGSFVVAGGGAFTATKVGREAYAAQLAEEASRFTLVHSELRSGISTILKYVTWMMVPTAIGLIVSQLIVKENDFKDSVARTVGGIIPMVPEGLVLLTSVAFAIGVIRLGRKQCLVQELPAIEGLARVDTVCLDKTGTLTEGGMDVTELRPLGGADEAYVRKVLGALGESDPRPNASLQAVIDAYPDSDGWRCTESLPFSSARKYSGASFGESDGESSTWLLGAPDVLLPDDDPALTDTGRLNEQGLRVLLLARVTRALDDSEVARDARPTALVVLEQRLRPDAADTLRYFEEQDVRAKVISGDNAVSVGAVAGKLGLTGEVVDARRLPGERDGMADALDSGTVFGRVTPQQKRDMVGALQSHGHTVAMTGDGVNDVLALKDADIGVAMGSGSEATRAVAQIVLLDNSFATLPSVVAEGRRVIGNITRVATLFLVKTVYSVLLAVLVVCWQVEYPFLPRHLTLLSTLTIGIPAFFLALAPNRERAQPHFVRRVMRYSIPGGVLAAVATFVTYLLARHHYAGEGALEAETSAATLTLFLISMWVLAIIARPYTWWRVGLVAAMGGCFLLVLVVPSLQDFFALRLVGTTMPWMAVAVAALASALLEFLWRWVDRRFPA; translated from the coding sequence ATGACGCACATCGACGCGGGTACCGAACTCGATCCTGTGCACCCGACGCCCGTCCCGGCCCGCCCGGGGCGGGCGCCCGGTCTGACGGCCGCCGAGGTGGCCGACCGGGTCGCCCGCGGCGAGGTGAACGACGTACCCGTGCGGAGCAGCCGCTCCCTGGTGGACATCGTCCGCGCGAACGTCTTCACCCGGTTCAACGCGATCATCGGCGTCCTGTGGGTCGTCATGCTGTTCGTCGCCCCCATCCAGGACAGCCTGTTCGGCTTCGTGATCCTGGCCAACACGGGCATCGGCATCGTCCAGGAGTGGCGGGCGAAGAAGACCCTCGACTCCCTCGCGGTGATCGGCGAGGCGAAACCCACGGTCCGGCGGGACGGGGTCGCGGCCCAGGTCGGCACCTCCGACATCGTCCTCGGGGACCTCATCGAGATCGGCCCCGGCGACAAGATCGTCGTGGACGGCGAGTGCGTCGAGACCGACGGCCTGGAGATCGACGAGTCGCTGCTCACCGGCGAGGCCGACCCGGTCGTCAAACACCCCGGTGACCAGGTGATGTCGGGCAGCTTCGTGGTCGCCGGCGGCGGCGCCTTCACCGCGACGAAGGTGGGCCGGGAGGCCTACGCGGCCCAGCTGGCGGAGGAGGCGAGCCGCTTCACCCTGGTCCACTCCGAACTGCGCTCCGGCATCTCCACCATCCTCAAGTACGTCACCTGGATGATGGTCCCGACCGCGATCGGCCTGATCGTCAGCCAGCTGATCGTGAAGGAGAACGACTTCAAGGACTCCGTCGCCCGCACGGTCGGCGGCATCATCCCGATGGTCCCCGAGGGTCTGGTGCTGCTGACGTCGGTCGCCTTCGCGATCGGGGTGATCCGTCTCGGCCGCAAGCAGTGCCTGGTGCAGGAACTGCCCGCCATCGAGGGCCTGGCCCGCGTCGACACCGTCTGCCTCGACAAGACCGGCACCCTCACCGAGGGCGGCATGGACGTCACCGAACTGCGCCCCCTGGGCGGCGCCGACGAGGCGTACGTACGCAAGGTCCTCGGCGCGCTCGGTGAGTCCGACCCCCGCCCGAACGCCTCCCTCCAGGCCGTCATCGACGCCTACCCGGACAGCGACGGCTGGCGGTGCACCGAGTCCCTGCCCTTCTCCTCGGCCCGCAAGTACAGCGGCGCGTCCTTCGGCGAGAGCGACGGCGAGTCCAGCACCTGGCTGCTCGGCGCGCCCGACGTCCTGCTCCCCGACGACGACCCGGCCCTCACCGACACCGGCCGGCTCAACGAGCAGGGGCTACGGGTCCTGCTGCTCGCCCGGGTCACCCGCGCACTCGACGACTCCGAGGTCGCCCGGGACGCCCGCCCCACCGCCCTCGTCGTCCTCGAACAGCGGCTGCGCCCCGACGCCGCCGACACCCTGCGCTACTTCGAGGAGCAGGACGTACGGGCCAAGGTCATCTCCGGCGACAACGCGGTGTCGGTCGGCGCGGTGGCCGGAAAGCTGGGTCTGACCGGCGAGGTCGTCGACGCCCGCCGGCTGCCCGGCGAGCGCGACGGCATGGCGGACGCCCTCGACTCCGGCACGGTCTTCGGCCGGGTCACCCCGCAGCAGAAGCGGGACATGGTCGGCGCCCTGCAGTCCCACGGCCACACGGTCGCGATGACCGGCGACGGCGTGAACGACGTACTGGCCCTCAAGGACGCCGACATCGGTGTGGCGATGGGCTCGGGCTCGGAGGCGACCAGGGCCGTCGCGCAGATCGTGCTGCTCGACAACAGCTTCGCCACGCTGCCCTCGGTCGTCGCGGAGGGCCGCCGGGTCATCGGCAACATCACGCGGGTGGCGACCCTGTTCCTCGTCAAGACGGTGTACTCGGTACTCCTCGCCGTCCTGGTGGTCTGCTGGCAGGTGGAGTACCCCTTCCTCCCCCGCCACCTGACCCTGCTCTCGACCCTGACGATCGGCATCCCGGCGTTCTTCCTCGCCCTGGCCCCCAACAGAGAGCGCGCGCAACCCCACTTCGTGCGGCGCGTGATGCGGTACTCGATCCCGGGCGGTGTGCTGGCGGCCGTCGCCACCTTCGTCACCTATCTGCTCGCCCGCCACCACTACGCGGGCGAGGGCGCGTTGGAGGCGGAGACCAGCGCGGCCACCCTCACGCTCTTCCTGATCTCCATGTGGGTGCTGGCCATCATCGCCCGCCCGTACACCTGGTGGCGCGTGGGCCTGGTGGCCGCGATGGGCGGCTGCTTCCTGCTGGTCCTCGTCGTGCCGTCGCTCCAGGACTTCTTCGCCCTGCGGCTGGTGGGGACGACCATGCCGTGGATGGCGGTCGCCGTCGCCGCCCTGGCCTCGGCCCTACTGGAGTTCCTGTGGAGATGGGTGGACCGCCGCTTCCCGGCGTAG